In Oryza glaberrima chromosome 8, OglaRS2, whole genome shotgun sequence, the following are encoded in one genomic region:
- the LOC127781819 gene encoding uncharacterized protein LOC127781819, translating to MGGKCPHRKVKKRRLSHKTARRGKFLVKADDAVYDELVKLADAGKDADATQLPVDEDLPGMGQFYCLHCDRYFASESVKEEHYRSKRHKKRIKQMSGPAPHTQLDAELAAGMGMPDNGLKLMSM from the exons ATGGGAGGCAAGTGCCCGCACCGCAAGGTCAAGAAGCGCCGCCTCTCGCACAAGACGGCCCGCCGAGGCAAGTTCCTCGTCAAGGCCGACGACGCCGTCTACGACGAGCTGGTCaagctcgccgacgccggcaaGGACGCCGACGCTACCCAGCTCCCCGTCGACGAGGACCTCCCCGGTATGGGACAGTTCTACTGCCTCCACTGCGA TCGCTACTTTGCAAGTGAGAGTGTCAAGGAGGAGCACTACCGCTCAAAGCGCCACAAGAAAAG GATCAAGCAAATGTCAGGGCCAGCCCCACATACTCAACTTGATGCAGAGCTTGCTGCTGGAATGGGGATGCCTGACAATGGCCTGAAGCTCATGTCCATGTGA